The following are from one region of the Sorghum bicolor cultivar BTx623 chromosome 2, Sorghum_bicolor_NCBIv3, whole genome shotgun sequence genome:
- the LOC8069135 gene encoding protein RETICULATA, chloroplastic, whose protein sequence is MSMAFSCAGARLHGRTGVGGAKCRPGAAALLGRRGSSCFPATARRWSTAFPRGIRADLPPPRASADGGGATSGPAAVAVPEAGDATEQVAAAVAQPAVVLPERLDVDDGAGGNGKLPPAAGGGGGGGGGDGENGGGGDGDEGEDEFGPILSFDQVVQEAEKRGVSLPSLPADMVEAAKSVGIQKLLLLRYLDMQASAWPLGPAIRSCSLLRNRMLVDPAFLFKIGTEIVIDTCCATFAEVQKRGEEFWSEFELYAADMLVGVVVNVALVGMLAPYARFGSRSAPEGLLGRVRHAYDALPSSVFEAERPGYKFSVQQRIGTYFFKGILYGSVGFFCGLVGQGIANLIMTAKRSVKKSEDDVPVPPLLKTSALWGAFLAVSSNTRYQIINGLERLVEASPVAKRVPAASLAFTVGVRFANNVYGGMQFVDWARMSGCQ, encoded by the exons ATGAGCATGGCGTTCTCCTGCGCGGGCGCGCGCCTCCACGGCCGCACCGGCGTCGGCGGCGCCAAATGCCGTCCCGGCGCCGCGGCCCTGCTCGGCCGGCGGGGCAGCTCCTGCTTCCCCGCGACCGCCCGGAGGTGGAGCACCGCCTTCCCCAGGGGAATCCGCGCCGACCTCCCGCCGCCGCGGGCGAGCGCGgatggcggcggcgccacctCCGGCCCGGCGGCAGTCGCTGTCCCCGAAGCGGGGGACGCTACTGAGCAGGTGGCCGCCGCGGTTGCCCAACCTGCTGTTGTGCTCCCGGAGAGGCTTGACGTCGATGATGGGGCTGGTGGGAACGGCAAGCTCCcgcccgccgccggcggcggtggtggcggtggaggTGGGGACGGGGAGAATGGCGGCGGGGGTGATGGTGACGAGGGGGAGGATGAGTTCGGGCCCATCCTCAGCTTCGACCAGGTGGTCCAGGAGGCCGAGAAGCGCGGGGTTAGCCTGCCCAGTTTGCCCGCGGACATGGTTGAGGCGGCCAAGAGCGTTGGGATTCAGAAACTGCTGCTGCTGAGATACCTGGACATGCAG GCGTCGGCGTGGCCCTTGGGACCTGCGATTAGGTCCTGCTCGCTTCTCCGGAATAGGATGCTGGTTGATCCTGCATTCCTCTTCAAAATCGGCACTGAG ATAGTTATAGATACGTGTTGTGCGACATTTGCTGAGGTTCAGAAGAGAGGGGAGGAGTTTTGGTCAGAGTTTGAGCTGTATGCAGCAGATATGTTGGTAGGAGTAGTTGTTAATGTAGCTTTAGTCGGCATGTTAGCGCCATATGCTAGATTTGGTAGCAGATCTGCACCAGAAGGTCTCCTTGGGCGCGTTAGGCATGCTTATGATGCCCTCCCAAGCAG CGTTTTTGAAGCTGAAAGACCAGGATACAAATTTTCTGTGCAGCAACGGATAGGAACATACTTTTTCAAG GGAATATTGTATGGTTCTGTTGGATTCTTTTGTGGTCTTGTGGGACAAGGGATTGCTAATTTGATAATGACAGCCAAACG GAGTGTTAAGAAGTCAGAGGATGATGTACCTGTTCCACCTCTTCTCAAGACTTCTGCTTTGTGGG GTGCATTCCTTGCTGTTTCTTCCAACACACGGTACCAGATTATTAATGGATTAGAGCGCCTGGTTGAGGCTTCACCTGTTGCGAAGCGTGTCCCAGCTGCTTCTTTGGCATTCACTGTTGGTGTGCGGTTTGCCAATAACGTGTATGGAGGAATGCAGTTTGTTGACTGGGCAAGAATGAGTGGTTGCCAATGA
- the LOC8069136 gene encoding uncharacterized protein LOC8069136, producing the protein MDGGDVATGGGGGGGSGGGGGTSIHITALDGIVNVNSLFTLAAFLGLAWRPSSDGPGLADGADPRTGNPCAAGDRAESDLVSFHVLAFACFLFSSLVALCLKQLVRTYPPHRRAGAGGGAASSSSAVVGRTARINRAALRVGILASAVGSVAGCGFLMMALVNVVQVKLGRLGCGAGGAAAWAAVVPLVTLVPSAMLIYIGIVFYAFTR; encoded by the coding sequence ATGGACGGCGGCGACGTCGCGACGgggggtggcggcggcggcgggagcggCGGGGGCGGGGGAACCAGCATCCACATCACGGCGCTGGACGGCATCGTGAACGTGAACTCGCTCTTCACGCTGGCCGCCTTCCTGGGCCTGGCGTGGCGGCCCTCCTCCGACGGTCCGGGGCTGGCCGACGGCGCCGACCCGCGCACGGGGAACCCCTGCGCGGCTGGGGACCGCGCCGAGTCCGACCTGGTGTCCTTCCACGTGCTCGCCTTCGCCTGCTTCCTCTTCTCCAGCCTCGTCGCGCTCTGCCTCAAGCAGCTCGTCCGCACCTACCCGCCCCAccgccgcgccggcgccggtggCGGTGCCGCGTCTTCCTCCTCCGCCGTGGTAGGCCGGACCGCGCGGATCAACCGCGCCGCGCTCCGCGTCGGGATCCTCGCGTCCGCCGTGGGCTCCGTCGCCGGGTGCGGGTTCCTGATGATGGCGCTCGTCAACGTGGTGCAGGTGAAGCTCGGCCGCCTCGGGTGCGGCGCCGGCGGGGCCGCCGCCTGGGCCGCCGTCGTGCCGCTCGTCACACTCGTCCCTTCCGCCATGCTCATCTACATCGGCATCGTCTTCTACGCCTTCACACGCTAG